In bacterium, the genomic window CCTCCTCGTAGCGATTGAGTTCAGGATGATCAGGGCATTGTTCTGCAGACAGCGGATTCGGACCCTCCTCCACCCAATGGAAATTCAAGATGCCCCCTTCAGGCGCGAAGGCTCGGAGCCCGTCCGCCAATGGAGCGTGCGGATGGGGAATGGAATCGTGACCCCCTCTTCGTTAAAGCGGCGGTGCAGTCTCTTGACGAAATCGTTGCGCACCTCGTACTGGTCGATGAACTCCCGGGCGCGAAGGACGATCGTGAATCCAATGCTGGAATCGCCGAAACCGCTCCATCGAATGCGAGGTTCAAAGTCCGGCACGCTTCCAGGGGCCTCGCGGAGGGTCTGACGGGCCGTCTCGAGGGCAATCCTTTCCACTTTTTCCAGATCGCTCGAGTACTCGACGCCCACGTCGACCATGAGCGAGAGCTCACGGTTCGGCATCGAGTAGTTGGTGACGATTCCGCCGGCGAGCTTCGAATTGGGGACGATGACAATATTGTGGGGGATCATGCGGATACGGACGCTCCTCCACCCGATGGACTCGACGTAGCCTTCTTCGCCCGACTCCAGCCTTACGAAATCACCCACGCGGATGGGCCTGTCCGCGACGATGTAGAACCCGGCGAAAAGGCTGGACAGCGTCTCCTGCAAGGCGAAGGCGATCGCGACGCTGCCCACGCCCAGGGAGGCGATGAGGGGCGTGATGGAGATCCCCGCCGTCTGCAGGAAGAACATGAGAAAGATCGAGTAGACCCCGATTGAGATGAGCACGCGGATGAGGGTCGAGTGGGTTCGCGTCGCCTCGTCCCTCGCTACCCAACGCCGGTAGGCGGCC contains:
- a CDS encoding mechanosensitive ion channel domain-containing protein; amino-acid sequence: MELNPLESAYAPIGDLLKGQPWWFSVAIFAAYVAFLFAVQWLVFRLLRRWTVKRANPWYGLVLGALQSSILLFLVSGMVGMAPVIFRMTKDLRKFVGNLAELIAILAFAVFFQKLLLAAYRRWVARDEATRTHSTLIRVLISIGVYSIFLMFFLQTAGISITPLIASLGVGSVAIAFALQETLSSLFAGFYIVADRPIRVGDFVRLESGEEGYVESIGWRSVRIRMIPHNIVIVPNSKLAGGIVTNYSMPNRELSLMVDVGVEYSSDLEKVERIALETARQTLREAPGSVPDFEPRIRWSGFGDSSIGFTIVLRAREFIDQYEVRNDFVKRLHRRFNEEGVTIPFPIRTLHWRTGSEPSRLKGAS